In the Candidatus Saccharimonas aalborgensis genome, one interval contains:
- the pnp gene encoding polyribonucleotide nucleotidyltransferase — protein MSIINPNGKDIIAVSTDFCGKKLTLEVNRVGFRTTASVLVTYGDTVVLGTAMVGTKPVVLDYFPLSIDYEEKMYAAGKISGSRFIKREGRPSDEAILIGRLIDRPIRPLFPKGYRQEVQVVSSVLSMDPNFRPDMVAMIAASAALMLTGTPFDGPVAGLRVGRVAGEFKAFLTPEERAASDLDLVVAGIESGITMVEAGANEVAEDVIIDAMRWAFEAFQPAIALQHELAKKVAPVAQEYDLVLPDETIQKEVDQWVEGKLGAALRKAYPERNELINELRWSFHEAMTEKVGDDYSDAKDEYDEAFTMAVHKDVRDGIVKDGVRPDGRKLDEIRPLSSEVGLLPRAHGSSLFTRGVTQGLNIVTLAPLSFAQIVDTMEVTDGERRYMHHYNAPGYTVGEVRRLGSPGRREIGHGYLAERALIPVLPTEEEFPYAIRSVTEIMSQNGSTSMAATCSSCLALMDAGVPIKRPVSGIAMGLMVDGDTHYVLSDIADAEDFAGDMDFKVTGTEQGITAVQMDMKVHGLPVEVLADAIRKAGPGRQHILEHMKSTLAGPRQALSPYAPRIEKIKINPDKIGAVIGKGGEVINKITSETGAMIDIKDDGLITVASSDTASIEKALEWIRGLTEEPEVGKIYTGKVVTIKDFGAFVNIMPGTDGMLHISQLSDKRVEKVTDILKEGQIVNVLLSGIDEKGRLSLTMKGVSQDQL, from the coding sequence ATGAGTATTATCAACCCTAATGGCAAGGATATTATTGCCGTTTCTACCGATTTTTGCGGCAAGAAACTGACGCTCGAAGTCAACCGCGTCGGCTTTCGCACCACCGCCAGTGTGCTCGTTACCTACGGTGACACTGTGGTGCTCGGTACGGCGATGGTGGGTACTAAGCCTGTTGTGCTCGACTATTTCCCCCTGAGCATCGACTACGAAGAAAAAATGTATGCAGCCGGCAAAATTAGCGGTAGCCGTTTCATCAAGCGCGAAGGCCGTCCGAGCGATGAAGCGATCTTGATCGGTCGACTCATTGATCGTCCTATCCGACCACTCTTTCCAAAGGGCTATCGCCAAGAAGTCCAGGTGGTCAGCAGTGTGCTCAGCATGGACCCGAATTTCCGTCCCGACATGGTAGCAATGATCGCGGCGAGTGCTGCGTTGATGCTGACCGGTACACCATTTGACGGTCCCGTGGCTGGTCTGCGCGTTGGTCGTGTGGCTGGTGAGTTTAAGGCGTTTCTCACTCCCGAGGAGCGTGCGGCGAGCGACCTTGATCTGGTAGTCGCTGGTATCGAGTCGGGTATCACTATGGTAGAAGCGGGTGCAAATGAAGTTGCCGAAGACGTCATCATCGATGCGATGCGTTGGGCATTTGAAGCATTTCAACCGGCGATAGCATTGCAGCATGAGCTTGCCAAGAAAGTTGCGCCAGTTGCGCAGGAATACGATCTTGTGCTTCCAGACGAAACAATTCAAAAGGAAGTCGATCAATGGGTAGAAGGGAAGCTCGGTGCTGCGCTCCGCAAAGCATACCCCGAGCGCAATGAGCTAATCAATGAGCTTCGCTGGAGTTTCCATGAGGCGATGACTGAGAAAGTTGGTGATGACTATAGTGATGCAAAGGATGAGTACGATGAAGCATTTACCATGGCCGTTCACAAAGATGTTCGTGATGGCATTGTAAAGGACGGGGTGCGTCCAGATGGCCGTAAACTTGACGAGATTCGTCCGCTTAGCAGTGAGGTTGGCCTGTTGCCACGTGCGCACGGCTCAAGCTTATTTACTCGAGGGGTGACGCAGGGACTCAATATTGTGACTCTGGCGCCTCTGAGCTTTGCGCAAATTGTCGATACAATGGAGGTGACTGACGGTGAGCGACGCTACATGCATCATTACAATGCTCCCGGCTATACAGTTGGTGAAGTGCGCCGTCTCGGTAGCCCTGGGCGACGTGAGATTGGACATGGATACCTCGCTGAACGGGCACTTATACCAGTGCTCCCTACCGAAGAAGAGTTCCCGTATGCGATTCGTAGTGTTACGGAGATCATGAGCCAAAATGGCTCAACGAGTATGGCGGCAACCTGTAGTTCCTGCCTTGCGCTTATGGACGCAGGCGTACCGATCAAGCGACCAGTGAGTGGTATCGCCATGGGTCTGATGGTAGATGGTGACACCCACTATGTATTATCTGATATTGCCGACGCCGAAGATTTTGCGGGTGATATGGATTTCAAGGTGACCGGTACTGAGCAAGGCATCACCGCCGTACAAATGGACATGAAGGTTCATGGTTTGCCTGTTGAGGTGCTTGCTGATGCGATTCGCAAGGCTGGTCCAGGTCGTCAACACATCTTAGAACACATGAAGAGTACTCTCGCTGGGCCACGTCAAGCGCTCAGCCCGTATGCACCGAGGATCGAGAAGATCAAGATCAATCCCGACAAAATTGGCGCGGTGATTGGTAAAGGTGGTGAAGTTATCAACAAGATTACCTCTGAGACAGGCGCCATGATCGACATCAAAGATGATGGATTGATCACAGTAGCCAGTAGTGACACGGCGAGTATCGAGAAGGCCCTCGAATGGATTCGAGGCTTGACCGAAGAGCCTGAAGTAGGCAAGATTTATACCGGTAAAGTTGTCACTATCAAGGACTTCGGTGCATTTGTAAACATCATGCCTGGAACGGACGGCATGCTTCATATCTCTCAACTTTCAGATAAGCGAGTCGAGAAGGTAACAGATATTCTCAAGGAAGGGCAGATAGTCAACGTTTTACTCTCTGGTATTGACGAAAAGGGTCGTCTTAGCCTAACCATGAAGGGTGTAAGCCAAGACCAACTCTAG
- a CDS encoding non-canonical purine NTP pyrophosphatase, which produces MTRVDTIKSVVFATGNHGKAKTLERYLKHHNIMVRVVPRSLDIIEPQADTAEEIALMKGRQAYQQVHGPVLVDDSSFHIDALGGFPGPYIKYMLTTIGIDGIMAFMEGQTNRKAHFLSCLVYIDEKGNEHIFTDEPFRGSIAERADTYVHPEEWSPLWRIFIPEGLDKTLSQLSASERMLTSVKREENDAYAKFCGWLKSSQ; this is translated from the coding sequence ATGACTAGAGTAGATACGATAAAGAGTGTTGTCTTTGCAACTGGCAATCACGGAAAAGCAAAGACGCTCGAGCGCTACCTAAAACATCACAATATAATGGTGCGAGTCGTTCCCAGATCACTCGATATCATAGAACCGCAAGCCGATACAGCCGAGGAAATTGCCCTCATGAAGGGTCGGCAGGCGTACCAGCAGGTGCATGGTCCGGTACTTGTCGATGACAGTTCGTTTCATATCGATGCCCTCGGTGGATTTCCCGGTCCCTACATCAAATACATGCTGACCACCATCGGTATCGACGGCATTATGGCGTTTATGGAGGGTCAGACAAATAGGAAGGCACATTTCCTGAGTTGCCTCGTCTATATTGACGAGAAGGGCAACGAGCATATATTTACCGATGAGCCATTTCGTGGCAGCATAGCTGAGCGGGCCGATACGTATGTACATCCGGAAGAATGGAGTCCATTGTGGCGGATATTTATCCCCGAGGGTCTGGACAAAACTCTCTCGCAGCTTAGTGCCAGCGAACGCATGCTCACTTCTGTGAAGCGTGAAGAAAATGATGCGTACGCGAAGTTCTGTGGTTGGCTGAAAAGCTCACAATAA
- a CDS encoding ribonuclease J: MGQRRLSKPQADDASKRPMVAKQKSNNTVLNATTTRKGEVFRAQRRTSDNVNMQASQHMINVPVNKSIYNGYGGKQFSLVDQPKRPRAPRPTLKIIPIGGVGEMGIGKNMTAIEFDNDIIIIDMGFLFPGADYPGINYITPDITWLEENKHRIRGHVFTHGHLDHIGAFRHLVPKIPAPVYASKFTLGMLQRTMEETDGAYTPDYRELNPEAHDIVQICDSFSIELVRVNHSIPDATAVVVRTPVGNILSSGDWRIEENPVDGKKFDLPRLSEIQQKEGFLVFLNESTNCESDGTHTHGEFDIQHSMGEVMEKWPNSRVIISSFSSQLHRMQMILEEAQRHGRKVAFAGYSMIQNLEVALRTGAIKVPKDTVVKMEDIIKLPDGKVTIVCTGSQGEFSAVLNRMATGAHKYIKIKNSDVVVFSSNPIPGNEKYVVRTVDGLMREGGEIIQNGKTHLTGVGPLHLSGHGYYDDHVRVIQVVNPTYYIPNHGEFHMLVHNAHLAEKECGIPRENIFVCDAGDVVEFDHEGARKIGRVPVGGVMYDDAGEVVSEVVLKDRIHMSQEGMFVVVLTVQRGTGRLLTSPDIISRGFIYLRDSEELMGMIRAYLKQKAARAFAGRYDLDVIKKEIKDEVTHILYDQTRRTPIVIPVVNEIGVVSKNQPQPQVNSGQRPVQASRAPLLRPARRPFPPKQHPDSEVTEPHIRVGGHSY; the protein is encoded by the coding sequence ATGGGTCAACGACGACTCTCAAAACCGCAGGCAGACGATGCCAGCAAGCGGCCAATGGTTGCTAAACAGAAATCAAATAATACAGTGCTCAACGCCACAACCACCCGCAAGGGCGAGGTGTTTCGGGCCCAACGACGTACCAGTGACAATGTCAATATGCAGGCGAGCCAGCATATGATCAATGTACCGGTCAACAAATCTATTTATAACGGCTATGGCGGCAAGCAATTTAGCCTTGTCGACCAGCCAAAACGGCCGCGGGCGCCCCGCCCAACCCTCAAGATCATCCCAATCGGTGGTGTTGGCGAGATGGGTATCGGCAAAAACATGACGGCCATTGAGTTCGACAATGATATCATCATTATCGACATGGGCTTTCTGTTTCCGGGTGCTGATTATCCGGGAATCAACTATATTACCCCAGATATCACGTGGCTTGAGGAGAACAAACATCGTATTCGTGGCCACGTGTTCACTCATGGACACCTCGATCACATCGGGGCGTTCCGCCACTTGGTGCCAAAGATTCCAGCGCCAGTGTATGCCAGCAAGTTTACCCTTGGTATGCTACAGCGTACGATGGAGGAAACGGATGGGGCGTATACGCCTGATTATCGTGAGCTCAACCCAGAAGCGCACGATATCGTACAAATCTGTGATTCATTTAGTATCGAACTAGTTCGCGTCAATCACTCGATTCCAGATGCGACTGCTGTGGTGGTGCGTACGCCTGTCGGAAACATTTTATCGAGTGGCGACTGGCGCATCGAGGAAAACCCGGTTGACGGAAAGAAGTTTGATCTACCTCGGCTGAGCGAAATCCAACAAAAAGAAGGCTTTTTGGTTTTTCTGAATGAATCAACCAACTGTGAGAGTGATGGCACACATACCCACGGTGAATTTGATATCCAACACAGCATGGGTGAGGTGATGGAGAAATGGCCCAATAGCCGCGTCATTATTTCGAGTTTCTCAAGTCAGTTACATCGTATGCAAATGATTCTGGAAGAAGCGCAGCGCCATGGTCGCAAAGTCGCTTTTGCTGGCTATAGCATGATCCAAAACCTCGAAGTTGCCCTGCGCACTGGCGCAATCAAGGTCCCCAAAGATACTGTCGTAAAGATGGAAGATATCATCAAGCTTCCTGATGGCAAAGTTACCATTGTTTGTACCGGAAGCCAAGGAGAGTTTAGTGCCGTCCTCAATCGCATGGCGACGGGTGCACACAAGTATATCAAGATAAAAAATAGCGACGTAGTGGTCTTTAGTTCAAACCCCATTCCGGGTAACGAAAAATACGTTGTTCGAACGGTTGACGGGCTGATGCGTGAGGGGGGAGAGATCATCCAAAACGGCAAAACACATCTCACCGGAGTTGGCCCGCTTCACCTCAGTGGTCATGGCTACTATGACGACCATGTTCGCGTTATCCAGGTCGTCAATCCGACGTACTATATTCCAAATCATGGTGAGTTCCATATGCTTGTCCACAATGCCCATCTTGCCGAAAAAGAATGCGGTATACCGAGAGAAAATATCTTTGTGTGTGACGCAGGTGACGTGGTTGAGTTCGATCACGAGGGCGCGCGCAAAATCGGTCGCGTACCGGTCGGCGGCGTTATGTATGATGATGCGGGAGAAGTCGTCAGCGAGGTGGTGCTGAAGGATCGTATCCACATGAGCCAAGAGGGCATGTTTGTAGTGGTACTAACAGTACAGCGTGGTACCGGTCGGTTACTCACCAGCCCCGATATCATCAGTCGTGGATTTATCTATCTGCGTGATAGCGAGGAATTGATGGGGATGATACGAGCCTATCTCAAGCAAAAGGCGGCGCGTGCTTTTGCTGGCAGATACGATCTCGATGTTATCAAAAAAGAGATTAAGGATGAAGTGACACACATCCTCTACGATCAGACACGTCGTACTCCGATCGTGATCCCCGTCGTCAATGAAATTGGCGTAGTGAGTAAAAACCAACCACAGCCCCAAGTAAACAGCGGCCAACGGCCAGTGCAAGCTTCTCGTGCACCATTGCTACGCCCCGCTCGACGTCCGTTTCCGCCCAAGCAACACCCTGATTCAGAGGTGACCGAGCCACACATTCGGGTCGGTGGACACAGCTACTAG
- a CDS encoding IS30 family transposase gives MKKASKVTDAERSEIDILHTKGYSARAIARALGRSPNTIATELQRNSLKDGRYVATHAKHKAYVRRKYARYQGKKIQDNDELRSFIVLKLSEHWNPDEIAGYLRANSALGIYASKTAIYEWLRSAWGQQYCPLLYSKRYRKKPRRQLRAGHVMIPDRTSVTERPLVALDRAETGHCEYDSVVSSKHPGSVSALAVLTERSSRLVRAKLVPNLKPEPYAHTISRLASGLGVRSMTTDNGIENRRHALVTKKTGAPVFFTDPYSSWQKGSVENTNKMLRRYFPKGTDFATVTQTDVDMALTRINNKPRKILGYKSSLQVAKEKGLILEGVS, from the coding sequence ATGAAGAAAGCATCAAAGGTAACGGATGCCGAGCGGAGCGAGATAGACATCCTCCATACCAAAGGCTATTCTGCACGGGCCATCGCCCGTGCATTGGGGCGCAGTCCCAATACCATTGCGACCGAGCTGCAACGCAATAGCCTCAAGGATGGGAGATACGTCGCTACCCACGCCAAACACAAAGCCTATGTACGGCGTAAGTATGCTCGCTACCAAGGCAAGAAGATTCAAGACAATGACGAGCTTCGCTCGTTCATCGTCCTGAAACTCTCTGAGCACTGGAATCCAGACGAGATAGCCGGCTATCTCAGAGCCAACTCAGCGCTTGGTATCTATGCCAGCAAGACGGCCATCTATGAATGGTTGCGCAGTGCCTGGGGACAACAGTACTGCCCGTTGCTGTACTCGAAGCGTTACCGCAAGAAACCACGCAGACAACTCAGGGCGGGTCACGTCATGATTCCCGACCGCACTTCCGTCACAGAGCGACCGCTGGTCGCTCTAGACCGAGCCGAGACCGGTCACTGTGAATACGACAGCGTCGTGAGCAGCAAGCACCCAGGGAGCGTCTCTGCACTCGCTGTCCTTACCGAACGGTCTTCACGACTGGTACGAGCGAAGCTCGTACCTAACCTGAAGCCAGAGCCGTACGCACACACCATCTCGCGACTCGCGAGTGGGCTGGGGGTTCGCAGTATGACGACTGATAACGGCATCGAGAACAGGCGCCACGCACTCGTCACTAAGAAGACGGGCGCGCCCGTCTTCTTTACTGACCCCTATTCCTCTTGGCAAAAAGGCAGTGTCGAGAACACCAACAAGATGCTGCGTCGCTACTTCCCGAAGGGCACCGACTTTGCTACAGTGACACAAACGGATGTTGACATGGCGCTCACGCGCATCAACAACAAGCCGAGGAAGATCCTCGGCTACAAAAGTTCATTACAAGTTGCAAAAGAGAAAGGATTAATTCTAGAGGGAGTGTCCTGA
- a CDS encoding FtsK/SpoIIIE family DNA translocase — protein MAKKSTRNRGKKKQPDTPQHTLPTGFWSQVVAVFLIAFSLLLIVSWFGAGGPVFNWILDASLRVIGYATYVLPFVATYVAIQVFRVEESRVPSVLKFASLLLVAWFAGLFGLLRKDGGPSTGGTVGDGLNSAMSSLVNAPVAAFIYVLLILVTSLFMLRVSPGTLIRGIWRLIRGDKTEDQANGDIMRKAAGDDTKSGSMADFKLNAGVPMLTPAEQKKLSSLKNSVKPDKEAEEKAAMLAVSDPNWKFPGVELLEKKQSPADAGDIQQNAHIIQDTLREFSIDVEMEGANIGPKVTQYTLKPPAGIKLSRITALETNIALNLAASSLRIEAPIPGQKAVGIEVPNRKAADVRLRGILESSDWKRADEPLSFAIGKDISGAPMVGELNKMPHLLIAGQTGSGKSVMINTLLCSLLYRSSPSDMKLILVDPKQVEMAPYADIPHLLTPVIVEPEKTISALKWATNEMERRYTLLAEEKVRDIASYNEKVKNKHVSIADEDGNMQEVDRGTMPYIVIVIDELADLMMVAARDVEALIVRIAQKARAVGIHLVLATQRPSVDVITGLIKANIPARIAFTVASQVDSRTILDQIGAEKLLGQGDMLMKTATMPKPKRVQGAWVMDSEVHKITDHLRMQSAPQYNDEIISQPVHLNGKGGVVMDFDHEGGDDMFRDAVQVVIQSRKASTSLLQRKLRVGYARAARIIEEMEEQGIIGPADGARPREVLISSMADLDNDPMDPSHDYES, from the coding sequence ATGGCAAAAAAATCGACGCGAAATAGGGGAAAAAAGAAACAACCAGATACTCCGCAACATACGTTGCCAACGGGGTTCTGGTCGCAAGTTGTCGCTGTCTTTTTGATCGCGTTTTCACTACTCCTTATCGTTTCATGGTTTGGCGCCGGCGGGCCGGTATTTAACTGGATACTGGATGCTTCGCTGCGGGTGATTGGCTACGCCACTTATGTATTGCCGTTTGTCGCTACCTATGTCGCCATACAGGTGTTCCGTGTCGAGGAAAGCCGTGTCCCCAGTGTTCTCAAGTTTGCGTCGTTGCTCCTGGTTGCCTGGTTTGCGGGATTATTTGGGCTGCTACGCAAAGACGGCGGTCCATCTACAGGCGGCACCGTTGGTGATGGACTTAACTCAGCGATGTCGTCACTCGTCAACGCACCGGTGGCAGCGTTTATCTATGTACTACTTATACTAGTTACCAGTCTCTTTATGCTGCGGGTATCTCCCGGAACTCTCATCAGGGGTATCTGGCGGCTGATTCGTGGCGACAAAACTGAAGACCAGGCAAATGGCGATATCATGCGTAAAGCAGCTGGGGATGACACAAAGTCTGGCTCAATGGCTGATTTCAAGCTCAACGCCGGTGTGCCGATGCTTACCCCCGCCGAACAAAAGAAATTATCCAGCCTCAAAAATAGTGTAAAACCTGACAAAGAGGCCGAAGAAAAAGCTGCCATGCTGGCGGTGAGTGACCCCAACTGGAAGTTTCCAGGTGTGGAATTGCTCGAGAAGAAACAGAGCCCGGCCGATGCCGGAGATATCCAGCAAAATGCACATATTATTCAGGATACACTGCGCGAGTTTAGCATTGATGTCGAGATGGAGGGTGCCAACATCGGGCCAAAGGTGACACAGTATACGCTTAAACCACCTGCGGGTATCAAGCTGAGTCGTATTACCGCGCTTGAGACAAATATCGCCCTCAACCTTGCGGCGAGTAGTTTGCGCATCGAGGCGCCGATTCCTGGCCAAAAAGCTGTCGGTATCGAAGTTCCAAATCGCAAAGCTGCCGATGTGCGACTGAGGGGAATCCTCGAGAGTAGTGATTGGAAGCGTGCGGACGAACCGCTGTCATTCGCGATTGGCAAAGATATATCGGGTGCACCGATGGTGGGTGAACTCAATAAAATGCCACATTTGCTGATTGCCGGTCAAACAGGAAGTGGTAAATCTGTTATGATCAACACGCTGCTCTGCAGTCTGCTGTATCGGAGCAGCCCGAGTGATATGAAGCTGATTTTGGTTGACCCAAAGCAAGTTGAAATGGCTCCCTATGCCGATATTCCGCATCTCCTGACGCCAGTGATTGTGGAGCCGGAAAAAACGATTAGCGCGCTGAAGTGGGCGACAAACGAGATGGAGCGTCGCTACACACTTCTTGCTGAGGAAAAAGTGCGAGATATCGCGAGTTATAACGAAAAAGTCAAAAACAAGCACGTCAGTATTGCTGACGAGGACGGCAATATGCAGGAAGTCGACAGAGGTACGATGCCGTACATCGTTATTGTTATTGACGAGTTAGCCGATCTGATGATGGTTGCAGCTCGGGATGTTGAGGCATTGATCGTACGAATCGCGCAAAAAGCTCGTGCCGTCGGTATCCACTTGGTTTTGGCGACACAACGCCCAAGCGTCGACGTTATCACTGGTCTTATCAAGGCCAATATTCCGGCACGGATTGCATTTACGGTAGCCTCTCAGGTAGATTCTCGCACCATTCTCGACCAGATTGGCGCCGAGAAACTTCTGGGCCAGGGAGACATGCTGATGAAGACAGCAACCATGCCAAAGCCAAAGCGTGTTCAGGGTGCATGGGTGATGGATAGTGAAGTGCACAAAATAACTGATCACCTGCGGATGCAGAGCGCCCCACAGTATAACGATGAGATTATCAGTCAACCGGTCCATCTTAATGGTAAAGGCGGTGTGGTCATGGACTTCGACCATGAGGGCGGTGATGATATGTTCAGAGATGCGGTACAGGTTGTTATTCAGAGTCGCAAAGCCAGCACGAGTCTGCTGCAGCGTAAACTACGCGTCGGCTACGCGAGGGCTGCTCGCATTATCGAGGAAATGGAAGAACAGGGAATCATCGGCCCAGCCGACGGTGCGCGACCACGAGAGGTACTTATTAGCAGCATGGCTGATCTAGACAATGATCCCATGGATCCATCACACGACTACGAATCGTAG
- the rpsO gene encoding 30S ribosomal protein S15: MISKDDKAKAIALTQVNKSDVGSPQAQISILTARIKEVTEHLKVNKHDNMARRGLIQMVGRRKRLLKYLESTDFEAYKATLDKLGLRK; encoded by the coding sequence ATGATATCAAAGGACGATAAAGCAAAAGCGATAGCTTTGACTCAGGTCAACAAAAGCGACGTCGGTAGCCCACAGGCACAGATTTCGATTTTGACGGCTCGTATCAAAGAGGTGACTGAGCATCTAAAGGTCAACAAGCACGACAATATGGCGCGCCGCGGACTGATTCAGATGGTGGGGAGGCGTAAAAGGCTCCTCAAATACCTTGAAAGTACGGACTTTGAGGCCTACAAGGCAACGCTTGACAAACTAGGGCTTCGCAAATAA
- a CDS encoding uracil-DNA glycosylase — MTKQTEMAVLQEMIVANEVCPELRRSATQLVMGAGSLDAKIVFIGEAPGKNEDEQGVPFVGVAGKFLNEMLTLAGMNRDEVYITNIVKYRPPNNRDPLPNEKQAFWPYLIRQLQIIDPLLVVTLGRHSMEYFLPGKSIGQIHGQPKRIQFGDKKIVIVPLYHPAAALYNGGMRQLLMDDFVSLPTILDAATRQ, encoded by the coding sequence ATGACTAAACAAACCGAGATGGCTGTACTACAAGAGATGATAGTTGCAAATGAGGTGTGTCCTGAGCTGAGGAGATCGGCGACCCAGTTAGTTATGGGCGCTGGCAGTCTCGATGCCAAAATCGTATTTATTGGAGAGGCACCGGGCAAAAATGAGGACGAGCAAGGGGTGCCGTTTGTGGGTGTAGCAGGTAAGTTCTTAAATGAAATGCTTACTCTGGCTGGGATGAATCGTGACGAAGTGTACATCACAAACATAGTCAAGTATAGGCCACCCAACAATCGTGACCCTCTGCCCAATGAGAAACAAGCCTTCTGGCCTTATCTCATACGCCAGCTTCAAATTATTGATCCTCTCCTCGTCGTGACGCTTGGTAGGCATAGTATGGAGTATTTTCTGCCTGGTAAGAGTATCGGTCAGATTCATGGTCAACCCAAACGAATACAATTTGGTGACAAGAAAATAGTTATCGTACCTCTTTACCATCCAGCTGCAGCCTTGTACAACGGCGGTATGAGACAGCTTCTCATGGATGATTTTGTCAGTTTACCGACCATTCTTGACGCTGCCACTCGTCAATAA